From one Lotus japonicus ecotype B-129 chromosome 3, LjGifu_v1.2 genomic stretch:
- the LOC130745508 gene encoding probable folate-biopterin transporter 9, chloroplastic, translating into MISLSISSQNPFVGSMPRSQKLRKKPPLPSKSRPIISFQQKNPKNAVNKPTFTVDTAAAANLFVVREKGKKEKRVHEEEKGPPPLVGSKQMLLLCGLGYWVQGFRCFPWLALNFHMASNLNLHPATLQLVQYSANLPMVAKPLFGILSDAFYIGGAHRIPYIVIGVVLQAFSWGLLAFVPIVRDVLPNLVATALLSNLGASITEVAKDALVTEYGIKHKIGGLQSYAFMALAAGGILGNLVGGNFLQKMPPRIMFTIFSSLLSLQLAMSFSTREDSLGIPQLSEQNLAGKSISENIQKQVSDLVTAISDESISRPLLWIVGSIAMVPMLSGSIFCYQTQCLNLDPEVIGLSRVIGQLLLLSGTVLYNRYWKKFPLRRLMGIVQIIYASSLLLDLVLVNQINLKLGIPNKVFALCFSGVAEVLAQFKLLPLSVLFATLCPKGCEGSLTSFLASALILSSITSGFLGVGLASMLGISSGNYSGLTAGVLIQFLAALLPLRWIDSLPMSQSVPERRRRGNMSRRARRNRRVGKVVLGSINDYRRERE; encoded by the exons ATGATTTCCCTTTCAATTTCTTCACAGAACCCATTTGTTGGCAGCATGCCCAGGTCGCAAAAACTGCGTAAGAAGCCACCCTTACCGTCAAAATCGAGACCCATTATTAGTTTTCAGCAGAAGAACCCCAAGAACGCCGTGAACAAACCCACATTCACGGTGGACACGGCGGCGGCGGCGAACCTGTTTGTTGTGAGAGAGAaggggaagaaggagaagagggtgCATGAGGAAGAGAAGGGTCCTCCTCCTCTAGTTGGGAGCAAGCAAATGCTGCTCTTGTGTGGGCTTGGTTATTGGGTTCAGGGGTTTCGGTGTTTTCCATGGCTGGCTCTGAATTTTCACATGGCTAGCAATCTGAATTTGCACCCTGCAACGTTGCAGCTTGTGCAGTACTCTGCGAATCTTCCCATGGTGGCTAAGCCCCTCTTTGGAATCCTTTCGGATGCTTTCTATATTGGTGGTGCTCACAGAATCCCTTATATTGTCATAGGAG TTGTTTTGCAGGCCTTTTCTTGGGGTCTTCTAGCATTTGTCCCTATTGTACGTGATGTGCTTCCCAACTTAGTTGCAACTGCGCTTCTCAGCAACCTGGGAGCATCCATTACAGAAGTGGCAAAGGATGCTCTTGTTACAGAGTATGGCATAAAGCACAAAATCGGTGGCCTACAGTCATACGCATTCATGGCATTAGCTGCAGGTGGAATCTTAGGCAACCTGGTTGGTGGTAATTTTTTGCAGAAAATGCCTCCCAGAATCATGTTCACCATATTTTCATCTTTACTGTCTCTACAACTAGCAATGTCTTTCTCAACAAGAGAGGACTCTTTAGGCATACCCCAACTTTCTGAGCAAAATCTTGCGGGGAAATCCATCTCAGAAAACATTCAGAAACAAGTGTCAGATCTTGTCACGGCAATCAGTGACGAAAGTATTTCCCGCCCTCTATTATGGATTGTTGGATCAATTGCCATGGTCCCAATGCTTTCAGGCTCTATATTTTGCTACCAAACACAGTGTCTAAATCTTGATCCTGAAGTAATTGGGTTGTCTCGAGTGATTGGCCAATTGCTGCTTCTTTCAGGAACCGTGCTTTATAACAGATATTGGAAAAAGTTTCCACTGAGAAGGCTGATGGGCATCGTGCAGATTATATATGCTTCGTCTCTACTTCTTGATCTCGTTTTGGTAAACCAAATAAATCTTAAGTTGGGAATTCCCAATAAGGTGTTTGCTCTTTGCTTTTCTGGTGTGGCAGAAGTTCTGGCTCAGTTTAAACTCCTTCCCTTATCAGTTCTATTTGCAACTCTGTGTCCAAAGGGTTGTGAAGGATCTCTCACCTCTTTCCTTGCATCAGCTTTGATTCTATCATCAATCACAAGTGGTTTTTTGGGGGTTGGATTAGCCTCTATGCTTGGCATTTCATCTGGTAATTACTCAGGCTTGACCGCTGGGGTTCTTATACAGTTCCTTGCAGCTTTACTACCTTTAAGATGGATTGATTCTTTACCTATGTCACAATCTGTTCCTGAGAGGAGAAGGAGGGGAAATATGAGCAGAAGAGCGCGAAGAAACAGAAGAGTTGGAAAAGTTGTGTTAGGTTCTATTAATGACTACCGGCGCGAGAGGGAATGA
- the LOC130744605 gene encoding uncharacterized protein LOC130744605 — translation MSRFSRVSVQLEDASPDVCVAAFKNGLRCGSLNKDLTRRPAKDMMDLRARVQEFILVEQDEQTKKDRDDWRAQPDVPSEKGRAPKDQRPAQTPRQPRPAPYPAGRQGPQSNTWHRNSQPASVNPAAQGGHAPAQGHQTKLNASLSTILRAVGQTNVVQYPRPPRRPPANVDTTKWCEFHKAMGHNTDNCWTLRKEIERLIKAGHLSNFVSRDNTQLDAVKNKGGDSAKGKEVIEELGAPAGSCLSIAGGFSGGRISSKGRKRYVEAVNSVHHAYEGECWLNHTPITFSPKDFDHVIPHDNDPIVVTLRVNNYVTKKVFLDQGSSADIIYGDAFERLGLKESDLKPYTGCLVGFTGDRAKVRGYVELDTAFGEGEYVKKFQVKYLVLPCKATYNVLLGRDTLNKICAIISTAHLTVKYPACNGKVGILRVDQEAARACYAQSLELYGKRAAKEAHRVTEIFPHENFNLDPRDDSEELRPQPAEETKSVHLSGRALKIGSTLSKEQEDRLVELLKNNLDLFAWTIKDVPGIDPNVISHHLSIRPGAKPVIQARRRMGEERDKAVQIETQKLLEGKFIREVQYPTWLANVVMVRKANGKWRMCTDYRSLNKVCPKDSYPLPNVDKLVDGASGNELLSLMDAYSGYNQIMMYRPDEEKTAFMTRRNMEVYVDDMIVKTVKGGAHHEDLAEAFAQIRKYNMRLNPEKCSFGILGGKFLGFMVTSRGIEVNPDKCKAIVNMKSPSNIREVQRLTGRLAALSRFLPKAGDRAAPFFACLKKNVTFQWMGACEEAFQQLKELLASPPMLAKPTPGIPLILYLAVTEAAVSTILLQEENKQYKIIYFVSHTLQGAEARYQKIEKVALAILKTARRLRPYFQSFHIKVKTDIPLRQVLQKPDLSGRLVSWSVELSEYDISYEPRGQVTIQSLIDFVAELTPTEGDKENAEWVLSVDGSSNESGSGAGVSIESPDKMLIEQSLKFGFRASNNQSEYEALIAGLRLAIELGVQKLYIKGDSQMVVKQVRGEYQVKDPQLYKYLEIVQRLMQAIGHVRIEHIPRSQNERADALVKLASTGRLGNYQTVIQEVLPHPSTHGSAPHVERL, via the exons ATGTCTCGATTTAGTAGAGTGTCAGTGCAGTTAGAGGACGCCAGTCCGGATGTGTGTGTGGCGGCCTTTAAAAATGGGCTCAGATGCGGCTCATTGAACAAAGATTTAACTAGGCGGCCtgcgaaggatatgatggatttGCGTGCACGGGTACaagagtttatcttggttgaacAGGATGAGCAAACTAAAAAAGATAGGGACGACTGGCGAGCTCAACCAGATGTTCCATCAGAAAAAGGTCGCGCTCCTAAAGATCAACGACCTGCTCAGACACCACGCCAGCCAAGGCCAGCGCCCTATCCAGCAGGGAGGCAGGGGCCACAAAGTAACACTTGGCATCGGAACAGTCAACCCGCTTCGGTGAATCCGGCGGCCCAAGGGGGACATGCTCCCGCCCAGGGTCATCAAACCAAATTAAACGCTTCTCTCAGCACAATACTGCGGGCAGTAGGGCAAACTAATGTGGTTCAGTACCCAAGGCCACCCAGGCGGCCTCCTGCGAACGTGGACACAACAAAGTGGTGTGAATTCCATAAAGCCATGGGACACAATACAGATAATTGCTGGACTTTGCGCAAGGAGATTGAACGACTGATCAAGGCGGGGCATTTGTCCAATTTTGTCTCACGAGACAATACACAGCTTGATGCAGTCAAGAACAAGGGCGGTGATTCGGCAAAGGGAAAGGAGGTCATTGAGGAGTTAGGGGCACCCGCCGGATCTTGCTTGTCAATCGCAGGGGGATTTAGCGGTGGGCGCATATCTAGCAAGGGAAGGAAAAGATATGTGGAGGCAGTGAACTCGGTTCACCACGCTTACGAGGGGGAATGTTGGCTGAACCATACTCCAATTACTTTTTCGCCAAAGGATTTTGATCATGTGATTCCACATGATAACGATCCAATAGTGGTGACTCTGCGCGTAAATAACTATGTTACCAAGAAAGTTTTTCTCGACCAAGGCAGTTCTGCTGACATCatatatggtgatgcatttgaaagATTGGGCTTAAAGGAGTCGGACTTAAAGCCATATACGGGGTGTCTAGTTGGATTCACAGGCGATCGGGCCAAGGTCCGAGGCTACGTGGAGTTGGACACTGCTTTTGGTGAGGGTGAATATGtgaagaaatttcaagtaaagtattTGGTTCTTCCGTGTAAGGCGACGTATAATGTGCTTCTAGGGCGTGATACTTTGAACAAAATATGTGCAATAATTTCAACCGCCCATTTAACAGTAAAGTATCCAGCTTGCAATGGAAAGGTGGGAATTCTAAGGGTGGATCAAGAGGCCGCCCGAGCATGTTATGCACAAAGTCTGGAACTTTATGGCAAGAGGGCAGCCAAGGAAGCACATCGCGTCACGGAAATTTTTCCACATGAGAATTTCAATTTGGATCCTCGTGATGACTCAGAGGAGTTGAGACCTCAGCCGGCGGAAGAAACCAAATCGGTTCACTTATCTGGGCGTGCTTTGAAAATTGGAAGCACCTTGTCAAAGGAACAAGAGGACCGATTGGTCGAGTTACTCAAAAATAATTTGGACTTATTCGCATGGACAATTAAGGATGTTCCAGGCATTGATCCCAACGTTATATCCCATCATTTATCAATCCGGCCAGGAGCAAAACCTGTTATACAAGCTCGTAGGCGGATGGGCGAGGAGAGGGACAAGGCAGTACAGATAGAAACTCAAAAGTTGCTTGAAGGAAAGTTCATTAGAGAAGTTCAATATCCGACATGGTTGGCAAATGTTGTTATGGTGCGAAAGGCTAATGGCAAATGGAGAATGTGTACAGATTACAGAAGTTTAAACAAAGTTTGCCCAAAAGACTCTTATCCGCTCCCAAATGTGGACAAATTGGTAGATGGGGCGTCCGGTAATGAACTGCTCAGTTTGATGGATGCATATTCCGGATACAACCAAATAATGATGTATCGCCCTGATGAGGAGAAAACGGCGTTCATGACAa gaagaaacatggaagtatatgtggatgacatgattgttaaaacTGTCAAAGGGGGCGCCCATCATGAAGACTTGGCGGAAGCGTTTGCACAGATCCGGAAGTACAATATGAGGTTGAATCCAGAAAAATGTTCCTTTGGAATTTTAGGTGGCAAGTTTCTAGGATTCATGGTCACGTCAAGAGGGATCGAGGTTAATCCAGACAAATGCAAAGCTATAGTAAACATGAAAAGCCCATCTAATATTCGTGAAGTCCAGAGATTAACAGGACGATTGGCGGCCTTATCTCGTTTTTTGCCAAAAGCAGGTGATAGGGCAGCGCCATTCTTTGCGTGTTTGAAAAAGAATGTAACTTTTCAGTGGATGGGGGCGTGCGAGGAGGCCTTCCAGCAGCTTAAGGAGTTATTGGCTTCACCCCCTATGCTAGCTAAGCCAACGCCCGGGATTCCTTTAATTCTCTACTTGGCGGTTACCGAGGCGGCGGTTAGCACAATCTTGCTTCAAGAGGAAAACAAGCAGTATAAAATCATATACTTCGTTAGTCACACGCTGCAAGGGGCGGAAGCGCGTtaccaaaaaatagaaaaggtgGCTCTAGCAATACTAAAGACGGCCAGGCGACTGCGGCCATACTTTCAGAGTTTCCATATAAAGGTCAAGACAGATATTCCCTTGAggcaagttttgcaaaagcctgatttgTCAGGGCGACTAGTGAGTTGGTCGGTCGAGCTGTCGGAATATGACATTAGCTATGAACCAAGAGGACAAGTCACGATCCAGAGTCTGATTGACTTTGTGGCGGAGTTAACACCCACAGAGGGTGACAAAGAAAATGCAGAATGGGTACTCTCGGTGGATGGCTCATCCAATGAATCAGGAAGTGGTGCAGGTGTGTCGATCGAAAGTCCAGACAAAATGCTGATTGAGCAATCACTTAAGTTTGGATTCAGGGCGAGCAATAATCAGTCTGAGTATGAAGCATTAATAGCAGGTTTGAGACTCGCCATTGAATTAGGAGTGCAAAAACTGTATATAAAGGGTGACTCTCAGATGGTAGTGAAGCAAGTACGCGGTGAATATCAAGTGAAGGATCCACAATTGTACAAGTACCTAGAAATTGTTCAAAGGCTTATGCAGGCGATTGGACATGTAAGGATCGAGCACATACCAAGAAGTCAAAACGAGCGTGCGGATGCACTGGTTAAACTAGCTAGCACTGGGCGCCTCGGAAACTATCAAACTGTAATACAAGAAGTTTTGCCTCATCCAAGTACACATGGCAGTGCACCGCACGTGGAACGCCTCTAG
- the LOC130745510 gene encoding trehalose-phosphate phosphatase A-like translates to MDLKANRGPLLSDTATLTRSRSRLGVTSTQLACSPPAGATTFLHGSSIAIPRKKTGVLDDVRSNGWLDSMKSSSPTHKKISKDVSNGIASSDADAAYFTWLLKYPSALASFEQIINCAKGKRIALFLDYDGTLSPIVDNPDSAFMSDSMRAAVKNVAEYFPTAIISGRSREKVYDFVGVTELYYAGSHGMDILGPLRQSVSDNHPNCNRTTNKQGKEVNLFQPAAEFIPMIDEVRGLLLECTKDIKGAKVENNKFCVSVHYRNIDEKNWGMVGQRVYDILKNYPRLRLTHGRKVLEVRPVIDWDKGKAVTFLLESLGLNDSDDVLAIYVGDDRTDEDAFKVLREAYKGCGILVSSAPKESNAFYSLHDTSEVMEFLKSLAAWKSSSLNSFV, encoded by the exons ATGGACCTGAAGGCAAATCGTGGTCCTCTCCTCAGTGATACAGCAACCTTAACAAGGTCAAGGTCAAGGCTAGGTGTGACTTCCACTCAGTTAGCTTGCTCTCCTCCAGCAGGGGCCACAACCTTTTTGCACGGTTCATCGATAGCAATTCCGAGGAAGAAAACAGGAGTTCTTGATGACGTTCGTTCTAACGGTTGGCTGGATTCCATGAAATCATCTTCTCCAACTCACAAGAAAATATCTAAGGATGTTAGCAATGGAATCGCATCATCCGATGCCGATGCTGCTTATTTTACTTGGCTG CTAAAGTATCCATCAGCACTTGCATCTTTTGAGCAAATTATTAACTGTGCGAAAGGCAAGAGAATAGCATTGTTTCTGGATTATGATGGGACTCTTTCACCAATTGTGGACAATCCTGACTCTGCATTCATGTCTGACAGT ATGCGTGCTGCTGTTAAAAATGTGGCAGAATATTTTCCGACAGCAATAATTAGTGGAAGAAGCCGTGAAAAG GTGTATGATTTTGTTGGAGTAACAGAACTCTATTATGCCGGTAGTCATGGAATGGACATTCTTGGTCCTCTAAGACAATCTGTATCTGATAATCACCCTAACTGCAATAGGACTACTAACAAGCAG GGTAAAGAAGTTAATTTATTCCAACCTGCTGCTGAATTCATACCCATGATTGATGAG GTACGTGGCTTGCTCCTTGAGTGTACAAAAGACATCAAAGGAGCAAAAGTTGAGAACAACAAATTTTGTGTCTCTGTGCATTACCGTAATATAGATGAGAAG AATTGGGGTATGGTTGGACAGCGCGTATATGATATACTGAAGAACTATCCCCGCTTACGATTAACTCATGGGCGAAAG GTTTTAGAGGTCCGTCCGGTGATTGACTGGGATAAGGGAAAAGCTGTCACATTTTTGCTTGAGTCACTTG GACTTAACGACAGTGATGATGTGCTAGCTATATATGTTGGAGATGATCGGACAGATGAAGATGCATTTAAG GTTTTGAGAGAAGCTTATAAAGGTTGTGGCATATTAGTGTCCTCTGCCCCAAAGGAAAGCAACGCATTTTACTCTCTTCATGATACTTCAGAG GTTATGGAATTCCTCAAATCACTCGCGGCATGGAAATCAAGCTCGTTAAATAGCTTTGTATAA
- the LOC130745512 gene encoding beta-fructofuranosidase, soluble isoenzyme I-like isoform X1: protein MEANSSVDTPPLKIQSSVDSAGHSRPLKGILVICGSIVFLMSLVALIISQSQSSLESSPLSNISIKECPRGIAQGVSPKSYPSLFLKDSYNWTEAMFSWQRTAFHFQPQNNWMNDPDGPLFHMGWYHLFYQYNPDSAVWGNITWGHAVSRDLIHWLYLPIAMLPDKWYDINGVWTGSATLLPDGKIMMLYTGDTNKNVQVQNLAYPANLSDPLLLNWVKYAGNPVLEPPPGIGPKNYRDPTTGWIGPDGKWRIIVGSKKGETGLSLVYKTTDFINFELNDHYLHAVPGTGMWECVDFYPVSLNGSKGLDTSVNGPQVKHVLKASMDDTKVDSYALGTYYVENDTWVPDNPVEDVGIGLLLDYGRYYASKTFYDQVKQRRILWGWINETDTEYTDLEKGWASLQTIPRTVLFDNKTGTNLLLWPVEEIESLRLSSVEFEGVLVEPGSVVPLNITQATQLDIFAEFEIESLASGGISNDSVDCGRGSSDRSAFGPFGILAIADDALSEQTPIYFRLSDTSLGNSTTFFCVDETRSSKASDVAKPVYGSQVPVFSDEKLSMRVLVDHSIIESFAQEGRTVISGRVYPTEAIYGAARLFLFNNATGINIKASLKIWQLNSAFIGPFPFDQIQSE from the exons ATGGAGGCCAATTCCTCTGTAGACACTCCCCCACTGAAAATACAATCAAGTGTAGACAGTGCTGGTCATAGTCGACCATTAAAGGGTATCCTTGTCATATGTGGCTCCATTGTTTTCCTAATGTCATTAGTTGCACTAATCATAAGCCAGAGCCAGAGTTCCTTGGAATCCTCTCCTCTTTCTAACATCTCCATTAAAGAATGCCCTAGAGGAATTGCACAAGGGGTTTCACCCAAGTCCTATCCTTCTCTTTTCCTAAAAGATTCATATAATTGGACAGAAGCCATGTTTTCTTGGCAAAGAACAGCTTTCCACTTTCAACCCCAAAACAATTGGATGAATG ATCCTGACG GTCCATTGTTTCACATGGGATGGTACCATCTATTTTACCAATACAATCCTGATTCAGCAGTGTGGGGAAACATTACATGGGGCCATGCTGTATCAAGGGACCTGATTCACTGGCTCTACCTTCCCATAGCCATGTTACCTGACAAGTGGTATGACATCAATGGTGTATGGACCGGGTCCGCCACGCTCCTGCCAGATGGCAAAATCATGATGCTCTACACTGGTGATACCAATAAAAATGTGCAAGTACAAAATCTAGCATACCCTGCCAACCTATCTGATCCCCTACTCCTTAATTGGGTCAAGTATGCGGGTAACCCGGTCCTGGAGCCCCCACCCGGCATTGGCCCGAAGAATTACCGTGACCCGACCACAGGCTGGATCGGGCCGGATGGAAAATGGAGGATCATAGTTGGGTCAAAGAAAGGAGAAACAGGGCTTTCATTAGTGTACAAGACCACTGATTTTATTAACTTTGAGCTCAATGATCACTACTTGCATGCGGTTCCGGGTACGGGTATGTGGGAATGTGTGGATTTTTACCCGGTTTCGCTAAACGGGTCTAAGGGTTTAGACACATCAGTAAATGGGCCACAAGTTAAGCATGTGTTGAAGGCTAGCATGGATGATACAAAGGTGGATAGTTATGCACTTGGGACCTATTATGTGGAAAATGATACATGGGTGCCCGATAACCCGGTTGAGGATGTGGGTATTGGGTTGCTTTTGGACTATGGGAGATACTATGCTTCAAAGACTTTCTATGATCAAGTAAAACAGAGAAGGATCTTGTGGGGTTGGATTAATGAAACTGATACAGAATATACAGACTTGGAAAAGGGTTGGGCATCTCTTCAG ACAATTCCGAGGACAGTGCTGTTTGACAACAAGACTGGAACTAATTTGCTTCTATGGCCAGTAGAAGAAATAGAGAGCTTAAGACTGAGCAGTGTTGAATTTGAAGGAGTGTTGGTTGAACCGGGCTCTGTTGTGCCATTGAACATAACCCAGGCTACACAG TTGGATATATTTGCTGAATTTGAGATTGAATCATTGGCATCCGGTGGGATTAGCAATGACAGTGTAGATTGTGGAAGAGGTTCTAGTGATAGAAGTGCTTTTGGACCATTTGGCATTCTTGCTATTGCTGATGATGCACTTTCTGAACAAACTCCAATTTATTTCCGCCTGTCTGATACTAGCCTTGGAAATTCTACAACTTTCTTCTGTGTTGATGAAACAAG ATCATCCAAGGCCTCTGATGTTGCAAAGCCAGTTTATGGAAGCCAAGTTCCAGTCTTCAGTGATGAAAAACTATCAATGAGGGTATTG GTTGACCATTCAATCATTGAGAGCTTTGCTCAGGAAGGTAGAACTGTGATCTCAGGCAGAGTTTATCCAACAGAAGCAATATATGGGGCAGCAAGATTATTCCTATTCAACAATGCAACTGGCATAAACATCAAGGCCTCTCTCAAGATTTGGCAATTGAACTCTGCTTTCATAGGCCCCTTTCCCTTTGATCAGATTCAGAGTGAATGA
- the LOC130745512 gene encoding beta-fructofuranosidase, soluble isoenzyme I-like isoform X2: MTSDPDGPLFHMGWYHLFYQYNPDSAVWGNITWGHAVSRDLIHWLYLPIAMLPDKWYDINGVWTGSATLLPDGKIMMLYTGDTNKNVQVQNLAYPANLSDPLLLNWVKYAGNPVLEPPPGIGPKNYRDPTTGWIGPDGKWRIIVGSKKGETGLSLVYKTTDFINFELNDHYLHAVPGTGMWECVDFYPVSLNGSKGLDTSVNGPQVKHVLKASMDDTKVDSYALGTYYVENDTWVPDNPVEDVGIGLLLDYGRYYASKTFYDQVKQRRILWGWINETDTEYTDLEKGWASLQTIPRTVLFDNKTGTNLLLWPVEEIESLRLSSVEFEGVLVEPGSVVPLNITQATQLDIFAEFEIESLASGGISNDSVDCGRGSSDRSAFGPFGILAIADDALSEQTPIYFRLSDTSLGNSTTFFCVDETRSSKASDVAKPVYGSQVPVFSDEKLSMRVLVDHSIIESFAQEGRTVISGRVYPTEAIYGAARLFLFNNATGINIKASLKIWQLNSAFIGPFPFDQIQSE, translated from the exons ATGACTTCAGATCCTGACG GTCCATTGTTTCACATGGGATGGTACCATCTATTTTACCAATACAATCCTGATTCAGCAGTGTGGGGAAACATTACATGGGGCCATGCTGTATCAAGGGACCTGATTCACTGGCTCTACCTTCCCATAGCCATGTTACCTGACAAGTGGTATGACATCAATGGTGTATGGACCGGGTCCGCCACGCTCCTGCCAGATGGCAAAATCATGATGCTCTACACTGGTGATACCAATAAAAATGTGCAAGTACAAAATCTAGCATACCCTGCCAACCTATCTGATCCCCTACTCCTTAATTGGGTCAAGTATGCGGGTAACCCGGTCCTGGAGCCCCCACCCGGCATTGGCCCGAAGAATTACCGTGACCCGACCACAGGCTGGATCGGGCCGGATGGAAAATGGAGGATCATAGTTGGGTCAAAGAAAGGAGAAACAGGGCTTTCATTAGTGTACAAGACCACTGATTTTATTAACTTTGAGCTCAATGATCACTACTTGCATGCGGTTCCGGGTACGGGTATGTGGGAATGTGTGGATTTTTACCCGGTTTCGCTAAACGGGTCTAAGGGTTTAGACACATCAGTAAATGGGCCACAAGTTAAGCATGTGTTGAAGGCTAGCATGGATGATACAAAGGTGGATAGTTATGCACTTGGGACCTATTATGTGGAAAATGATACATGGGTGCCCGATAACCCGGTTGAGGATGTGGGTATTGGGTTGCTTTTGGACTATGGGAGATACTATGCTTCAAAGACTTTCTATGATCAAGTAAAACAGAGAAGGATCTTGTGGGGTTGGATTAATGAAACTGATACAGAATATACAGACTTGGAAAAGGGTTGGGCATCTCTTCAG ACAATTCCGAGGACAGTGCTGTTTGACAACAAGACTGGAACTAATTTGCTTCTATGGCCAGTAGAAGAAATAGAGAGCTTAAGACTGAGCAGTGTTGAATTTGAAGGAGTGTTGGTTGAACCGGGCTCTGTTGTGCCATTGAACATAACCCAGGCTACACAG TTGGATATATTTGCTGAATTTGAGATTGAATCATTGGCATCCGGTGGGATTAGCAATGACAGTGTAGATTGTGGAAGAGGTTCTAGTGATAGAAGTGCTTTTGGACCATTTGGCATTCTTGCTATTGCTGATGATGCACTTTCTGAACAAACTCCAATTTATTTCCGCCTGTCTGATACTAGCCTTGGAAATTCTACAACTTTCTTCTGTGTTGATGAAACAAG ATCATCCAAGGCCTCTGATGTTGCAAAGCCAGTTTATGGAAGCCAAGTTCCAGTCTTCAGTGATGAAAAACTATCAATGAGGGTATTG GTTGACCATTCAATCATTGAGAGCTTTGCTCAGGAAGGTAGAACTGTGATCTCAGGCAGAGTTTATCCAACAGAAGCAATATATGGGGCAGCAAGATTATTCCTATTCAACAATGCAACTGGCATAAACATCAAGGCCTCTCTCAAGATTTGGCAATTGAACTCTGCTTTCATAGGCCCCTTTCCCTTTGATCAGATTCAGAGTGAATGA